Proteins from a genomic interval of Quercus lobata isolate SW786 chromosome 11, ValleyOak3.0 Primary Assembly, whole genome shotgun sequence:
- the LOC115968913 gene encoding uncharacterized protein PHLOEM PROTEIN 2-LIKE A4-like: MEYSHEHRDGHSNPHRKAESSHVEVDPNHQGSFKVPMKALNIIWGNDPRFWQLISLSEEETQLTGYKDGAVLLQVNWIEVTGKVPSSNFSKEAPASKYEIYYIVKFKVDAFGWHSVPIKFKVRINGEETVKSMNLESYREKNDVWHEIPGGEFSVVKESSAGNVEFGMFEVESDWWKGGMVLAGIKIKPKVAN, encoded by the exons ATGGAGTACTCTCATGAACATAGAGATGGTCACTCTAACCCGCATCGAAAAGct GAATCCTCTCATGTAGAAGTCGACCCAAACCATCAAGGATCATTTAAAGTCCCTATGAAAGCTCTAAACATCATATGGGGAAATGATCCCCGTTTTTGGCAACTGATTAGTCTTTCAGAAGAGGAAACTCA GTTGACAGGGTACAAAGATGGTGCAGTGCTCCTCCAAGTGAACTGGATTGAGGTCACAGGGAAAGTACCTTCTTCCAATTTCTCCAAGGAAGCTCCGGCTTCAAAGTATGAAATATACTATATTGTAAAGTTCAAGGTGGATGCTTTTGGGTGGCATTCTGTTCCAATCAAATTCAAGGTGAGAATCAATGGAGAAGAGACTGTGAAGAGCATGAACCTCGAGTCCTACCGGGAGAAAAATGACGTGTGGCATGAGATCCCCGGCGGCGAATTCTCAGTTGTCAAGGAGAGTTCTGCTGGGAATGTGGAGTTTGGTATGTTTGAAGTTGAGAGTGACTGGTGGAAAGGAGGCATGGTTCTTGCAGGAATCAAAATTAAGCCAAAAGTAGCTAATTAA
- the LOC115967600 gene encoding protein PHLOEM PROTEIN 2-LIKE A9-like — protein MAASTNKPHWDANTNVPEQKIPTENGLFTIKYPPKKLNIIWGNDSRYWRLPAEPTGSPAELIQVSWLEVTGTFDGAKGKKYEIGFEVSLTPDAFGWNGCHVYVMAKVGKRGKYSWKRSSLENPKTGNFQIPLETLDIKVDDNPNNTDTKIYFGMYEVWSGKWKGGLKIYNAIIKEVPVTPPPATTSS, from the exons ATGGCTGCAAGTACAAACAAACCTCATTGGGATGCAAATACCAACGTGCCAGAACAAAAG ATCCCTACAGAAAATGGCCTCTTCACGATTAAATATCCTCCAAAAAAACTCAATATCATATGGGGCAATGACAGTCGATACTGGCGCTTACCAGCAGA aCCTACTGGTAGTCCTGCAGAATTGATACAAGTGTCTTGGCTGGAGGTAACTGGTACATTCGATGGAGCAAAAGGCAAGAAGTATGAAATAGGGTTTGAAGTATCATTGACACCAGATGCATTTGGATGGAATGGATGCCATGTTTACGTGATGGCCAAGGTAGGTAAAAGGGGAAAATACTCTTGGAAAAGATCATCATTGGAGAATCCCAAGACAGGGAATTTTCAGATTCCTCTTGAAACTCTTGATATCAAAGTTGATGATAATCCCAATAATACTGACACCAAGATCTACTTCGGTATGTATGAAGTCTGGAGTGGGAAATGGAAGGGAGGTCTCAAAATTTACAACGCAATCATCAAAGAGGTTCCTGTAACTCCTCCCCCTGCAACTACTTCAAGTTGA